Within Paramormyrops kingsleyae isolate MSU_618 chromosome 24, PKINGS_0.4, whole genome shotgun sequence, the genomic segment GAATTTATTTTATActaaattatacaaatataacaGCGACGAGTGAATTTCTAGGTAAAGTTAAAGATAATTTCTGCCAAATGGGTTTcactcccctgccccccccccccccccccccgcagagcctctgtgtctctgtagtggaggggggggatcactctgtctttctctctcgcCCAAACTCGATGACCAGGGGTCTCTCCAGCAGCCGGTAGCCATTCAGTAGCTCCAGAGCCTTTCCGGCAATTTCCGCACCTACGAGAGGGCACCACAGGACAGCTGGGTCTGACTCCTGTACCATAGTGGATGTGTGCATGTCTGGCGATCCCCAGTGAGTGATGCATGTGCTACCTGGAAGTGTGATGAAGGCCTGCCCCTTCATCCTCCCTGTCAGCAGGCGGTACAGCAGGGGCGGAGCTCCGGGCCGCTGGAACCGTGAGAACAGCGAGATGAGCTGCGCCAGGGAAGCCCGCGAACTCAGGTTCTTGACGCACAGCACCTTAAATGGAGGGACAAAGAGAGACTGAAATGCACGCATGTATGCAGTTTCATGCAGCCCTGGCTCCTGCACATGTGCCACAGTATGGCATTTCATCTCATCATGCCCACCTTagatggcgccccctgctggtagcTTTGAAATCGGGGAATGGATCGTATCTCATCCTCTGTCGCACGATTCTTCCGGATCTCCTCTTCAGAGACCTCTTCGACGGGACCAGTGAGCTTCATCGTACCCTCTGATCCCCGTCCCACTGGTGTGCAAAGGCTCCCGATTGGCTGACTCAAGCTCAACCGCTTCTGCCAGGCCAGCCGGTCTCTGACTCCTCCCCCCTGAAGCCGGGAGTGGACCGAAGCTTCTTGAGCGTTTTCCGATTGATCAGAGTCGTCACGCCGGCCATCCAGCTGGGATGTGTCAACATCGCTCTGGGCGCGTGACTGGTCAGCTTCACGTAACTGGTCAGGCTGGTTAAGTGGTAAAGTTTGTGAATTTAAGCAGCCCTCTGGGTCACTGGATGGCACGTCCTTGAATACACCAGTTGCCCCAGGTTCTTTCTGCCCCAGAACGTCCCTGT encodes:
- the rbm41 gene encoding RNA-binding protein 41 isoform X2 encodes the protein MSSLRELGLTDAEIELWRSREKSEAGEKGRGVSAAPSARHQRLQAIQDKMKARVELLSRPQRLSASRALSRREMEIERSLFQGSERLSFLSALYHQEEDSQSGQDGTSSSDPLDSLYRDVLGQKEPGATGVFKDVPSSDPEGCLNSQTLPLNQPDQLREADQSRAQSDVDTSQLDGRRDDSDQSENAQEASVHSRLQGGGVRDRLAWQKRLSLSQPIGSLCTPVGRGSEGTMKLTGPVEEVSEEEIRKNRATEDEIRSIPRFQSYQQGAPSKVLCVKNLSSRASLAQLISLFSRFQRPGAPPLLYRLLTGRMKGQAFITLPGAEIAGKALELLNGYRLLERPLVIEFGRERKTE
- the rbm41 gene encoding RNA-binding protein 41 isoform X1, with amino-acid sequence MRRITRHSCNDAPVLEEQETEGQRQLHSLLLQQLDTGADIDRCVAKRKCFAPATLYKPFGEQAAGVRSLSQFQTLQDGEQEMSSLRELGLTDAEIELWRSREKSEAGEKGRGVSAAPSARHQRLQAIQDKMKARVELLSRPQRLSASRALSRREMEIERSLFQGSERLSFLSALYHQEEDSQSGQDGTSSSDPLDSLYRDVLGQKEPGATGVFKDVPSSDPEGCLNSQTLPLNQPDQLREADQSRAQSDVDTSQLDGRRDDSDQSENAQEASVHSRLQGGGVRDRLAWQKRLSLSQPIGSLCTPVGRGSEGTMKLTGPVEEVSEEEIRKNRATEDEIRSIPRFQSYQQGAPSKVLCVKNLSSRASLAQLISLFSRFQRPGAPPLLYRLLTGRMKGQAFITLPGAEIAGKALELLNGYRLLERPLVIEFGRERKTE